The DNA window caatgacatgtcctagttatgtaacttttgccttaccaaatgaactcttggctaaattaataactaggatagcttccaggagtcttttgaagagttcttttaagatcttgagatgttcgtcccaggagatactagcaattacgatgtcatccaaatagacatacacaccctccaaaccacgtgtaacttcatggaccatcctttggaatgtagctggagcattagtcatcccaaatggcaaaactctgcattcaaagagaccaaaaggtgttataaaggcagatatctcttgtcctatctgttaatttaatttgataataacccttcaagagatcaatctggctaaggtatttagaattactcacagagtcaataatatccgcaattctaggtaatggataagcatccttgactgttacagaattaacccttctataatccgtacacatacgataggaattgttaggcttttttactaaaatacaaggcgatgcccagggagacttacttggtgcagccaaatctagttttagtaaattCTCAACCTCggccttcaaggctggtaataaacgatgggacacccgataaaaaggttgacgaacgtgattggcgtttggttctagcacaatatgttgcaccaaggtacagcaacctggagtgtctgaacatattgcaggataagacttcagaacagcctctaattcttccctttccaccttaggaagatgaccaagatactgtgaaagtaaagaaagaatctgtgaattactagcatctttccatgacaaaatatgattatgagccaaagtttcttcttcgtctggctcaagaggagctaaaagtttatcattatcaactgcctcgggtactatgtttttcggggtaggagaagtctcgatgggagtagttatcctcgagttgtgagtggagtgatcagtctctctacatatcaggtgaactgcctgtggagaaatctttgcagattggtatggttttataagattaatgtgcactaactggctaggcttccttttatctggagtttcaattgcataagttgttttagagacccttttagtgattttatacggacccataaatttttctctcaatggagctcctggaactggtcgatatacaagtacatcatctcctactttgaaagttctaattttggcctttttatcgtaatggtttttcattcgaatctgactgttagttaaattcagattggtaaattcataaacatggtcaaatttaaccttaagactttgaagatattgcggaatacttacttgctggtctttgtaagtacctcttaggatgttttcttttaccatactaaggtttgtcctaggtctgcggccgaacatcatctcgaagggagaaattccagtcgattcattaggtgtactcctaagtacatacataagcagatccaggtcttcatcccagtctcgttCAGTTTCACtaatgtacttgcgcaggaggcttttaatggtctggtgtactcgttcgagggctccattagtctgagggtgataagctgaagcaaaaatatgggagatgtttaactgcttgaaagtttgcttaaacaaatcactagtgaagtttgtcccctgatcacactgaagctcttttggaaaaccaaaaatggtgaatattttaagaagattaacaaaaattgttctagcagatatgttttttatagatacgggtaaaggaaatctagtagttggacacaacaaagttaaaatgtactcattttgttttttagttttgggaagtggaccaacacaatctacaattaccttttcaaaaggagaattaggtactgtaataggaactaatggtgctggaggtattttctgatttggtttaccagttacctggcagggatggcaagattctatgtggtgctttacatcagctttcataccaggccagtagtaatcgtccagcaaacgcttataggttttggaaatgcctagatgagactctgctgaatgagcaagatccaataaggctgcacgaagattagaaggaactacaagctggtaactatcatgacaggaattttgtcctgcaatcttcaaaggtctataacgtctaataaggatgttattatcaagataaaaatatggtaacttactttcatcaacgtcatcttttactttatcaaagtattctttcaaactatcatcagacctttgatactctacaaattcatctgagggaatatcaacaagatcagcaaggactttttcacctaaggtactttgatccaccttacctgtgtgttcagtgtctctagaagttgaggttgtagacctggtgactacttggtagggaagctctaccaccggagaaaactctttgcaagctttttcaatcactacttcaggctgcgtaatgataagactaggagtaccgttagtttgagccaagtcattaccaagaatcatgtctatgttcttgcaaggcaggtcagaatccaacaaggcgacattagttgaacctttaaaataaggacaatcaagagaaatctgtacaataggtaaaaccttttgacaagtcaaatctgacacagttacataccgatctgttggtttagctaaatcttttaactttgagctaatgatagtttgagatgaccctgtatctctcaaaatttgcacgggaatatcatttactttaccaggatatgtaaatgatgtaaagtctgatagaggttgagcacagtgaagagtcgttttatttgcagtattccctgatttgggtccttgtgaaaaagcattaggagaagccttaccatgagatgctttgcatttgggactaggacagtctttaatatgatgaccttctttcttacaaaaagtacaaacctggggggaagatgaaggtgaggacgaatgtggtttaagtttatgaatgagatggtaatcatcagctaatagggcagcccttttgccatctttttcttgtttttctctaataaacatggccacattagctggaatacgcctcaggaattcttctaaaactattaaattctttaattgttctaaagtagttatttgttccttatctatccatttattaaactgcttcaacttcaatgtgaaaaactctagataggtttgagcttggttcttcaaagtttgtctgaagatttgtctatacccttctgctgtaacactataagcatctaatatggcagttttaaagacttcataatccctttcttggacaagttgtgctgccacatatgcagctcttcctttgaaggagtttctgattaagagaacatattggtctcttggccagttgagagacgttgcagtgttttcaaaagtaatgaaaaaaacatcaggatctttttcatcgaagacaggcaggagtttgcgtgctttactaaggtcaaaagcatcgggtagctgtttttctgccaacctttcttctattcttatggctgatagttccttttccaacagaactttttctttacgttctatttcaagtcttctttgctcagtttctactgcggcatttgcagcttcaagccttttttgttcagcttctagcctttttcttttttttcagcttcTACTGTTacctgctgcagttcaagttggagtttcaatttcactatctctgggtcttcagttatagtaacagtacgagcagcacctcgttcaagtgttaaaggccttaagggaagagcctcttcttcagttatgttaccactatttatcaggaaatctaatatctttcccaatagttcagctttcaccacatcatgacctacagatattcttgcccttacagctatttggcgaagctggtcctttttagcttcctgtagtgtatttaggtgctccctgggtgcacctaaaaatttctcaagatcaaaaggcatctctcaatactgattaaatggaaaatatcactggaaattatattactactatacacaagctataagacttaaaaacgtcagggcattcatggatttatggtgcgaaggcacccacaaatcacaggaatttccttaatccttaagtcctacaatgtacagaaattcacttaaatgaacaaggctttaataatccatgccaatcagaaaacttggttcaccaataatgcacaatcactaataatcttgaataaaatatttttaatgaagtaaataattggaagtaccaacagttacctgaacaaggaataaacctttaaatatccatcgaggtggaacgaagttcttgaccacgtggtcgtaacaatatgaagcctaaatcctttaaagagcgaaggtcgtaccctgagtaagaggagcagaagttcctaaggaaggaatctttcaattccttatgatgaggttttgaatgcctcgaagcacctcgagaagttggggcgactatgaagatatcgctaagcgatggtagtcaacagagtcgagggttaaaagaatcacgaattctaggctgccattaccctgcctgcacgtcctccaaaatctcgatgtatgcttaagatgacgtgtagcaacacgacattctctaggtgaaagtgtgagcgcgctggagaacactatccggtggtggtcagttataaacaagcaaaatatcactaatacactacactcatgttgtccatcattttagagaaacaacaaaatgaatttcacaatccgtcaagatcgagcggaagcgtaacacatacgtaagtagatcccggacacaggcccctaatttgtcacaacttcagctttccacttgactatttcataaattctcagtaatgagggcaacacttcatgtaggtacagtagatatattaggagaatgatctaATTAAAGTTAagattaaacaaagactttacttattttaaatcacgtataaatatataacaaaataataacaaataaccactaaaTAAACACTAgcaacaagtgaagaattagccaccggataacgaactcaaaagtattaacttgaaagagcttggaagtaaacatttccaaggattacatatgTAAAAatgacaaaaggtaatttcatctatgctgtccgctacgatcagcaatcaatagattgcgttaaaattatacacaataataggtgtaattagaaatgctaaataatgataggagggttattataatatatatatatatatatatatatatagagagagagagagagagagagagagagagagagagagagtatgtgtgtatgtgaactttt is part of the Palaemon carinicauda isolate YSFRI2023 chromosome 15, ASM3689809v2, whole genome shotgun sequence genome and encodes:
- the LOC137654189 gene encoding uncharacterized protein encodes the protein MAIFLDTSAQTLDCNFLRKRLEAEQKRLEAANAAVETEQRRLEIERKEKVLLEKELSAIRIEERLAEKQLPDAFDLSKARKLLPVFDEKDPDVFFITFENTATSLNWPRDQYVLLIRNSFKGRAAYVAAQLVQERDYEVFKTAILDAYSVTAEGYRQIFRQTLKNQAQTYLEFFTLKLKQFNKWIDKEQITTLEQLKNLIVLEEFLRRIPANVAMFIREKQEKDGKRAALLADDYHLIHKLKPHSSSPSSSPQVCTFCKKEGHHIKDCPSPKCKASHGKASPNAFSQGPKSGNTANKTTLHCAQPLSDFTSFTYPGKVNDIPVQILRDTGSSQTIISSKLKDLAKPTDRYVTVSDLTCQKVLPIVQISLDCPYFKGSTNVALLDSDLPCKNIDMILGNDLAQTNGTPSLIITQPEVVIEKACKEFSPVVELPYQVVTRSTTSTSRDTEHTGKVDQSTLGEKVLADLVDIPSDEFVEYQRSDDSLKEYFDKVKDDVDESKLPYFYLDNNILIRRYRPLKIAGQNSCHDSYQLVVPSNLRAALLDLAHSAESHLGISKTYKRLLDDYYWPGMKADVKHHIESCHPCQVTGKPNQKIPPAPLVPITVPNSPFEKLITLRLMEPSNEYTRPLKASCASTLVKLNETGMKTWICLCMYLGVHLMNRLEFLPSR